tggaaaatattaactACTTTTCTTTAATATCATTCAGATATTATTCATCAGTTTTAAAATAGCACGCCTTGTTTCCTTGGATTTTACTTTCATCTGAAGATTGGTGAGTCTGTAGTCACAGGAAGACAATTCTAGCACTTGAATTTTGCACTTTGTACAGACAGTAAGGTGGCAGATTTTGTGGAATGCTGTTGTGCTGCAGAAGTGTGAGTGGTAAGCAACCAATGCTGCAAGTATTGCTTTTTgagggggttttggtttttttgctataTAAAAACACCTTTGctataaaggtttttttttgctATATAGCAGACTTTATTCTGTGGTAATGTGTTTACGTTATGttacagtagaaaaaaagaataacCCAACATGTAATATTAGCGAAGGGAAAGATGACTGtctactattttctttttataatgagTATATGTGTTCACCTCTGATCTTTCTGTATGCATAGTAATTTATAATGAATGTGTGTTCATGCTACTGGCCTACAGAAGCATCTGTTTTTAAGATGTATGTGACTCTTGTATAACCACATGCTATAAATGAATACGCAACTCACAGGATTTCTGTATTGAGATCCATTGCACTAGAGAAATGGATGACACTGAATACAGACGTATTTTGATGGAATATGGTATGAGGATAGGCCAACACTGAGTGACAATTCTTTCCCTATTAAAACTGGCAGGTGTGAAATTCTCAGAAGGCTTGTTAAAATCTCTCTGTGTCATTGTGAAGGATTAAGGGAATCCCGTTTATGTTGTGGAGCTCTGGTCTGAACATTTGAAGCTTTGTTCAGGTTCTTGTAAGTAGTGGAATCTGTCTTTCCAGTAACCTACTTAATGTTCAGGTGGCTTTTCTGTTACAGAGGGTGTAATAAAACCTAGGTGTTTTATAGAGAGCAACATATAGATGAGAAAGTGAATGGTAAGCAAGAGCATGTCTGGCTGGATTCTGTGTAGGCAGGTATTGCTCCCCATCAGGGAGGATGAatcacactatttttttttttttaagttaacattagctattttgcatgtatttttaagtAGCTGTTAGGTAACAAAACCATCGTTACGATATGCTGAGATTCAACTGTTATATAATGTTATTGGGAAGGCACTGTAAGGTAGCTTCCTATGAGACACTGAAAAGTTATCTTTCTAATAAATATGTGTGATTTAAGTAGTTAtgcctgctgtgctgctctgaagAGAGGGTATGTGTTTTTAGTGGGCCACTCTGAATTACAGGTTTCTAGCAATGCTCTAAGCACTGTGTAGAATCCCTTCTCCTTAGTAAAACAGGTTATAACTGGAGGAATGTGATCAGGATGtgatgttttttgggggggggttgcatTTAATATCAGCTAATAAATTGATCCTTTTGTAATTAATCACTTATCAGTAGTATCATATTTAGTATTTTATATCTGTGTTTAATATACAGGTAAGTGCAGGAACATGGGGACCCAAGGATATACCAGGTTTAGCAAGAATTCATCCTTTAGCCTTTTTGTAAAACTTTTTACATAGAATGGATGCAGTACCTGACAGGCATAAGATTAAGATTgtgatcccttccctgcccaagCTTTCTATCTACTAAAGACAATGAGTGAGACATCAAATGAATAGAGAGAAAAAGTAGTGTGCTGTAAAAGGCTTTTGGTAAGGGTAGGGAGTTTCTTACTTGAACTGTTGACTGGATTTTTTTGGAGAGAGGAGAAGGTAGAGAGAACATCTCAGATGTTGGCCTGTTTTTTCTGGGATATAAGTTTTAGTGGAATCCGAGTAAGCAAGATCTGTGTGGGAGGTATAAAGGAAGTTCCTCTTCCTTTCTAAATCTGAGGTCAAGGGAGACTTTGCTGTGTCCTTTAGGAGGCTttgatggctttattttcttaaaatctgtAGTGAATTTTTATCTGTGGTGCTGGTTTGCACCCTCCTGTATGTTCAAATGGAACATGGTCTGCTTTATGTAATGATCTTCCAAGATCACTCTGAAATGTTGCAAATGCATTAAAAGTCTGTCCTGGAAAACATCAGTAATGCCAAGTGTTGCTAAGTCCAGCtgaatggggtttttttgttttgtttcattttctttactgttaaATGTGAGTTGTTAAACTTACGTAATTATACATCTCCAGGTAAACTGCCGAACCTGATGGATGGCAAAAGCTACTGTAACTTCATGGACAAGTTGTCCATCTGTAGTGACACTCAGCGCATACAGCTGATGAGGTCTTTCTGTGCAGACCCCGTGGTTACATTTCATGTGTACCCAGAAACAGCAAACCAGGTCACTTGCTCTGAAGATTTGTCATTCCTTCCTTTCATGCCGGAGCATCTCATCACGGAGAGCTTCTACAGCGAGTCCTGCACCTTTCCCTATCAACTTCCCCATGCCAGTTACAGCAGAAGTGAGTACTCCTACGGGCCAGCTTTCATCAGAAAGAGGAATgaaagggaaaggcagagagTTAAATGTGTCAATGAAGGATATGCCAAACTGAGGCATCATCTACCTGAGGAATACTTAGAGAAACGACTCAGTAAAGTAGAGACACTCCGCGCTGCGATAAAATACATTAGCCACCTACAGTCTGTTCTGTACAGTGAATCTGCGGTGCCAGAAAAAAGGATCATGGAACCAAGCCAAGCACCCAAAGCAACTaacaaacaaaaccagttttTGAAGACTGTCTAAACTCTTCCAAACCAAGCAAAAGTTATCCTGTCCAGGAACCTAATAACCACTATATTATTAATGGCATGCATGTTCTTCACGCATTTTAGGAGCAGATCATATCACACATCAGTATTTAACCTGAAGAAGAGTTTTAATTTCACAGATAGTAACTACAGTTAGCTATAAAAAAGACAACTGGGGAAATAGCATCTGGGTGGCTTAAGTTAATTCATTGAAATTGGAAAACATGTCTGAAATTCTTACCAAACCAAAAATGCATACCTATACAAGGAAAGTAACTATATGCCATCACACcctgcatgtttttaaataaaatacattgtttccACTGGTGAGACTGAGctccttttgttttcagtgatgttATTGGTTTACTCCTGCATGCAGTTTCTTAAAGACTTTTGTTCTAATTGCCAGTGTTTTTCCTACAAAACAAGGAGGAGTCTAAAAGTCCTTAGGAATGTTGTTAGAAGTGAGCAGAAAAGATGAATTGGtttgaggggaaggaggagagcaatTCTCCGAAGCATGGTTACAAGCTTAGTAAGAGCATAATGTCTTGCAAGTGCAATTCTATCCTTCTTATTAACCAATacttttattcattaaaaacTGTTGGCTTGTCTTAATTTCTGTTGAAAACTGGATTTTTCTTCAGCTCTTGAGTGCCCTTACAAGTTACTAGAACTGCTCACACAATACACAGTGTGAAGAGGGTTGGCAAGAGCAGGTCTTGAAAATTATATCCTGCAACAGAAATTCTTCAGCACTTTCACTGATAATGGTTGAGGTCTGGGGTGGTCTTTTTTCTCTCTAATCTGTTTCTTTGTGCTATCTACTGACGGTTTCAGCCAAGTGATCTAGAGCAGACTTAGGTGAAAATGGTAAAGAGTTTATCTCATAACTTGCAAAGCGTTCTGAACATTTGCTATTTGTAAGGGCTATGTTTTATTGCTGTTAAACAAAAATGCAGCTGACCGCATGAGAGTGGTTAATGTGTGGGTGTAGCAGAATGTAGAGAAAATGGTGACAGACTTCTGCTGCTTTATCCTTGTCCCTAAATGCAGCCACTGATCTCCTCTGTTCTGTTGCTTTTATAGAAGTGAACTGAAAAATGCCTACAAAATGCAATTAATCCCCTCATGCGCTAGCATTTATtaaggaggaaaaagggggatTAGAGACCACAGCAGAGATTAACAGGAAAATTCCTGCATGATATTCTGGCATTTTTTGATACATACtctctttgaagaaaaagagaattctTGGATTTTTTCCTGTTATTATGAAAAGGGAAAACTTGTAGAGTGATTTGACCCCAGCTTGTCTCAGCATCAACC
This window of the Dromaius novaehollandiae isolate bDroNov1 chromosome 5, bDroNov1.hap1, whole genome shotgun sequence genome carries:
- the ASCL3 gene encoding achaete-scute homolog 3; its protein translation is MDGKSYCNFMDKLSICSDTQRIQLMRSFCADPVVTFHVYPETANQVTCSEDLSFLPFMPEHLITESFYSESCTFPYQLPHASYSRSEYSYGPAFIRKRNERERQRVKCVNEGYAKLRHHLPEEYLEKRLSKVETLRAAIKYISHLQSVLYSESAVPEKRIMEPSQAPKATNKQNQFLKTV